The following coding sequences are from one Rutidosis leptorrhynchoides isolate AG116_Rl617_1_P2 chromosome 11, CSIRO_AGI_Rlap_v1, whole genome shotgun sequence window:
- the LOC139875453 gene encoding uncharacterized protein, with protein MTGDSNPSQTVNTGKEPYDPLKPVDDSGYETPDDSIRRTRLQFDDGDEADKRDAEGTKTPEENLSQLKPIDGEEAIRFLAKGGFVLPSLMSKGGERPTGMSKAKPRTVIRQTTDASKGSGKTREEARKDLIESLILAAPESMSAQVEQPGVADNMLNNWYAMMGDNVKRTFEVSATSEKFTRDIATHPLPAVLTTPLTLGIYDGTTDPEDFLQQFEHAVKTQHWDNPTACHMFPGQLQAAAREWFAKLPALSISSYTDLRTKFVQRFQNFKRTELTHLDAHNIKMRPRESLMGFVSRFTAECQKIPDLPETQQISAFIMGICQIRYLPLVKSMRRKLPKTFVEAVKMVKDYVRSEEFADTVVNDRGTTDRNDKDDKGNSKGNAGNRYKGSGSSNRGYGRSSNKTDHRSSYRPYDRYVPKRLSAEEETLIKSLSKTPKEILTTEELSKDFPPPKPMQPRFAVDESKWCIFHEDKGHDVDDCRELKKVIIERLKLGEFDHLKPSRSKIPGAKKFSWQRGKEKAPEKHIHMIQMWHAGHVRKAEVLEEWECAPITFPAFWKVCPTDLPVTITATVGRCRVSRIYVDTGSAVDVLYEHCFLQFPQDVQDKLKPPLHPVAGFTGETTWPLGRVSIDVTLEENEKRRTVALNFVVVRSQSKYNIILGREALCEFGAIASTVHGMVKFPTPLGIATVFSDRVPIVGQVEQPLQKIAPVEQGGSVIINHSFPEKTIQIGRTLSDTTKSALCELLANNADVFAWQESDMTGVPRTIAEHRLNANPSITPIRQKKRGMAPERSAFLKNEVEKLVQADILREVKYQTWVADPVLVKKANGSWRMCVDFKDINKACPKDNYPLPEIDWKVESLAGFRFKCFLDAYKGYHQIQMAERDEDKTAFHTDQGIFCYKKMPFGLKNAGATYQRVIDAAFKEQIGRNVEAYVDDIVIKSHTEPDLLQDIQETFNSLRKINMKLNPEKCSFGFEEGKFLGHVVTTRGIRANPKKIQAVEEMVAPRTRKEVQSLNGKLAALSRFLSKAAERSLPFFKVLKENVGRETLTIYLAAGTEAVSSVLVAERGGTQMPVYFVSKVLQHGEVNYKPIEKLIFVLVHTARLLRRYFQAHPMLVLTDSPIKQVLSKPEVSGRLAKWSIELGAAPPESAAKEVPDTVTWELFTDGASSSDGAGAGLILIGPDGEEHTYALRFEFPASNNEA; from the exons ATGACAGGCGATTCCAACCCATCACAAACCGTCAACACCGGCAAGGAACCATACGATCCTCTCAAGCCTGTTGACGACAGCGGTTACGAGACACCGGACGACTCAATTAGGCGCACCAGGCTGCAATTCGATGACGGCGACGAGGCTGATAAACGCGACGCCGAGGGAACGAAAACCCCGGAGGAAAACCTTAGCCAGCTCAAGCCCATCGATGGCGAGGAAGCGATACGTTTTCTAGCAAAAGGAGGATTTGTCTTACCGTCGCTCATGTCCAAGGGCGGTGAGAGACCAACAGGAATGTCAAAAGCTAAACCGCGAACCGTTATTCGACAGACGACGGACGCCAGCAAGGGCTCCGGCAAAACCAGAGAAGAGGCGCGGAAAGACTTGATCGAGAGTTTGATATTAGCCGCACCGGAATCCATGAGCGCACAGGTTGAGCAACCCGGCGTAGCGGACAATATGTTGAATAATTGGTACGCCATGATGGGAGACAACGTCAAGCGGACGTTTGAGGTTTCGGCGACGTCCGAGAAGTTCACTAGAGATATAGCTACCCATCCGTTGCCCGCCGTCCTCACTACCCCCCTCACGCTAGGGATCTATGACGGCACAACGGATCCGGAGGACTTTCTGCAACAATTCGAGCACGCAGTCAAGACGCAGCATTGGGACAACCCGACGGCGTGCCATATGTTCCCGGGGCAGCTCCAAGCCGCTGCGAGGGAATGGTTTGCTAAGCTACCCGCCTTGAGCATATCCAGTTACACGGACTTGAGAACGAAGTTTGTGCAACGGTTCCAAAATTTTAAACGCACCGAATTGACTCACCTGGACGCGCACAACATCAAGATGCGGCCACGTGAGTCCCTAATGGGTTTTGTTTCACGCTTCACGGCAGAATGCCAAAAGATACCGGACCTACCCGAGACGCAGCAAATCTCGGCGTTCATCATGGGTATTTGTCAAATCCGCTATTTGCCGTTGGTGAAGTCGATGCGGCGCAAACTGCCCAAGACGTTTGTTGAAGCGGTCAAAATGGTAAAGGACTATGTGCGTTCCGAGGAGTTTGCGGATACGGTCGTCAATGATCGTGGCACGACGGACCGGAACGACAAGGACGATAAGGGGAATAGCAAGGGTAACGCAGGAAACAGGTACAAAGGAAGTGGCAGCAGTAACAGGGGTTACGGACGTTCCAGTAATAAGACTGACCACCGTAGCAGCTACCGACCGTACGATCGGTATGTCCCTAAGAGGCTGTCAGCGGAGgaggaaactttgataaaatcattgtCGAAAACACCCAAGGAGATCTTGACAACGGAAGAACTGAGCAAAGATTTTCCGCCACCAAAACCAATGCAGCCCCGCTTCGCCGTTGATGAAAGTAAATGGTGCATCTTTCACGAGGACAAGGGGCATGACGTGGACGACTGTAGGGAACTCAAGAAGGTAATTATTGAACGGTTAAAGCTCGGGGAATTCGACCATCTAAAGCCGTCGCGTTCCAAAATACCCGGGGCAAAGAAGTTCTCTTGGCAAAGGGGGAAAGAAAAAGCTCCCGAGAAACACATTCATATGATACAAATGTGGCACGCGGGTCACGTTCGAAAGGCAGAAGTGTTGGAGGAATGGGAATGTGCCCCTATCACGTTCCCGGCTTTTTGGAAAGTCTGTCCTACAGACTTACCCGTGACGATAACCGCGACGGTAGGACGGTGCAGGGTATCCAGGATTTATGTTGATACGGGAAGCGCTGTTGACGTTCTTTACGAACATTGCTTCTTACAATTTCCTCAGGACGTGCAGGATAAGTTGAAACCACCTCTCCATCCCGTCGCGGGATTCACGGGCGAAACTACCTGGCCGCTGGGCCGAGTAAGCATTGACGTTACGTTGGAAGAAAATGAGAAGCGGCGAACGGTCGCCCTGAACTTTGTGGTCGTTAGAAGCcaatcaaagtataacattattttGGGACGGGAAGCGTTATGTGAATTCGGCGCGATAGCTTCCACGGTGCACGGGATGGTGAAATTCCCAACCCCGTTGGGCATTGCGACTGTTTTCTCCGATCGAGTACCAATTGTAGGCCAGGTCGAGCAACCGCTACAGAAAATCGCACCGGTAGAGCAAGGGGGAAGCGTCATCATCAACCACTCCTTTCCCGAGAAGACGATTCAAATCGGGCGTACGTTGTCCGACACAACAAAGAGCGCACTGTGTGAACTTTTGGCCAACAACGCTGACGTATTCGCCTGGCAGGAGTCTGACATGACGGGCGTACCTCGCACCATAGCAGAGCATCGCTTGAATGCTAATCCCAGTATAACCCCCATAAGGCAGAAGAAACGGGGCATGGCTCCGGAGCGTAGCGCATTCTTGAAAAACGAGGTGGAAAAGCTAGTGCAGGCGGACATACTAAGAGAGGTTAAGTACCAAACGTGGGTTGCCGACCCGGTCTTAGTAAAGAAAGCGAACGGCTCGTGGCGAATGTGCGtagattttaaagacattaacaagGCTTGTCCCAAAGACAACTATCCGCTGCccgagatagactggaaggtagagtcGCTTGCAGGTTTTCGCTTCAAATGTTTCCTCGACGCTTACAAGGGATATCACCAGATTCAGATGGCGGAACGCGACGAAGACAAAACCGCGTTCCACACAGATCAAGGCATTTTCTGCTACAAAAAGATGCCTTTCGGTTTGAAAAACGCTGGTGCCACGTACCAGCGTGTCATCGACGCTGCGTTCAAAGAACAGATCGGCCGGAATGTAGAAGCATATGTTGACGACATTGTAATCAAGAGCCACACCGAGCCGGACCTCTTGCAGGATATTCAGGAAACGTTCAACTCACTAAGGAAGATTAACATGAAGCTGAACCCGGAAAAGTGTAGCTTCGGATTCGAAGAGGGAAAGTTTTTGGGACACGTCGTGACGACACGCGGCATACGGGCAAACCCGAAGAAAATACAAGCTGTTGAAGAAATGGTAGCGCCGCGAACGAGGAAAGAAGTCCAAAGCCTGAACGGAAAGCTGGCAGCATTGTCACGGTTTCTGTCAAAAGCAGCGGAACGGTCGCTTCCATTTTTCAAAGTGCTAAAGGAAAACGTGGGAC GCGAAACTTTGACCATTTACTTGGCGGCGGGAACTGAGGCTGTTAGCTCAGTGCTCGTCGCGGAACGAGGCGGCACGCAGATGCCAGTCTATTTTGTAAGCAAAGTGCTACAACATGGCGAAGTCAACTACAAACCAATCGAGAAGCTTATTTTCGTTTTAGTACACACCGCGAGGCTGTTGAGGAGGTACTTTCAAGCGCACCCCATGCTGGTGCTAACGGATTCACCTATTAAACAG GTGCTGAGCAAACCGGAGGTTTCGGGACGATTGGCTAAGTGGTCAATCGAACTAG GCGCCGCGCCACCCGAGTCGGCGGCCAAGGAAGTACCGGATACCGTCACGTGGGAGCTGTTCACTGACGGGGCGTCAAGCTCTGACGGTGCAGGTGCAGGGCTAATCCTTATTGGCCCCGACGGTGAGGAACATACCTACGCGTTGCGTTTTGAGTTCCCCGCCTCAAACAACGAAGCGTAA